In Providencia zhijiangensis, a single window of DNA contains:
- the tamB gene encoding autotransporter assembly complex protein TamB → MKWMKWLKWIAITILLLLVLVVGALYWVLGTKSGLHFALNSATRFVPELTIGSIDGDINDLTLSGVKYQMPGVDVDAKKIHLALRLKCLTSREVCIDDLSTESVMVNVDTSQFPPSEETPPSEPLTELNAPLTIRLAQLALVDTHVNVDGTVIDLDKFTTGITWQKRAIEITPTDIINLAISLPPSEPTEATKPVEPVVPEGEQPSLGDQLKTLFSKPLLADLPEIILPVDLNVEGINASNFQLKGDTEITINSLNLKLENAGQNVLLKQLKVDAPQGNVAVSGSISLQEKWPVALSVIGESRLEDLNGQKVDLTLKGGLMDELMLALNLNGPITATLEAQTDLAQADFPIELTLESKKLTWPLVGESQYKLDDTRLRLNGRPSSYDLSLRSAITGQDLPPSKLLLDAKGNEEKIDLTRLRLSALQGNADLSGVADWSKAISWNMVLTLSGINTAKQYPEWPAKVEGKIATRGSLYGGSWQLEIPEITLDGNVKQHILKARGQAKGNAAGQWNIPDFNLLLGKNSVNVKGSLADKWNLDAKINAPALNGLVPGLGGVIIGDLKLRGDLQAPQALADLTARGVRWQDLTVETTTVKGNVATGDQIKGDLSVVVRGLRQADLAISNLTLDAKGTEKQHTLKLNVTGKPVSGQLALAGGFDRQTEVWKGNLSNTLFDTEVGEWRLNQAMSLNYNNTTQEVVIGSHCWVNPNARVCVPKPVKAGKSGSADIVLERFDLAMIKPFMPSDTRVNGVFTGRANAIWKADGSLPQVKVDLSGDGVKVVQFVDGARLPIAFDTLTLNAGIKNGRADLNWLLKIADNGQFKGNVQISDLERKRLLSGNIEINAITLGLIKPLLGEKDIANGNLNANLRVGGSAHNPLMNGNVTLSGLEVKSGLIPFDIQNSQLAINFNGTSSVMTGQIKTPEGYLNIDGDADWRNIDAWRAKVLARGNNLRVSLPPMIKIDVQPDLILEASPKLLTLNGSVNIPWARITVQELPESAVSASSDVVMLDDQLKPINPKQQSIPIQTNLNINIGNDVRLDAFGLKARLTGLLKVAQDKQGLSLNGQVDIPSGRFRAYGQDLIVRKGLIQFSGPADQPFLNLEAIRNPENTADDVIAGVKVTGLADKPKVEIFSEPAKTQQETLSYLLRGEGLDSGDANGSQMTSMLIGLGVAQSGQLVGKIGETFGVSDLAVDTQGVGDSSKVVVSGKITNDLQVKYGVGIFDSLATLTLRYRVMPKLFLEAVSGVNQALDLLYQFEF, encoded by the coding sequence ATGAAATGGATGAAATGGCTAAAGTGGATTGCAATCACCATTTTACTATTGTTAGTTCTGGTTGTTGGTGCGCTGTATTGGGTGTTAGGTACCAAATCGGGTCTGCATTTTGCGTTGAACTCGGCCACACGTTTTGTACCTGAACTGACCATTGGCTCCATTGATGGTGACATTAACGATTTAACGCTCTCTGGCGTGAAGTACCAAATGCCGGGTGTGGATGTGGATGCGAAGAAAATCCACCTTGCGTTACGTTTAAAGTGCCTGACCAGCCGTGAAGTATGTATTGATGATTTATCAACAGAAAGCGTGATGGTGAATGTGGATACTAGCCAATTCCCACCGTCTGAAGAGACACCACCTTCTGAGCCGCTAACAGAACTGAATGCCCCACTAACCATTCGTTTAGCCCAATTAGCGTTGGTTGATACCCATGTTAATGTCGATGGCACTGTGATTGATCTCGACAAATTCACCACGGGGATCACATGGCAAAAAAGAGCTATCGAGATCACGCCAACCGATATTATTAACCTTGCTATAAGCTTACCGCCTAGCGAGCCGACTGAGGCGACAAAACCGGTTGAACCCGTTGTGCCTGAAGGTGAGCAGCCTTCCCTTGGTGATCAGCTTAAAACGTTATTTTCTAAGCCGCTATTAGCGGATCTTCCTGAAATTATTCTACCGGTTGACCTGAATGTTGAGGGGATCAATGCCTCTAATTTCCAATTAAAAGGCGACACGGAAATTACGATTAATAGCCTGAATTTGAAGTTAGAAAATGCAGGGCAGAATGTTTTATTGAAGCAGCTAAAAGTCGATGCGCCTCAAGGAAATGTTGCGGTTTCTGGATCGATCTCCTTACAAGAGAAATGGCCAGTCGCACTATCCGTTATTGGTGAAAGCCGTCTTGAAGATTTAAATGGGCAGAAAGTCGATTTAACGCTTAAAGGTGGGCTGATGGATGAGCTGATGCTGGCATTGAATCTGAATGGTCCAATTACGGCGACACTAGAAGCTCAGACCGATTTAGCGCAGGCAGATTTTCCGATTGAGTTGACTTTAGAAAGCAAAAAATTAACTTGGCCGCTGGTGGGTGAAAGCCAATATAAGCTTGATGACACTCGCTTGCGCTTAAATGGCCGCCCTTCTAGCTATGACCTTTCATTGCGTTCCGCCATCACGGGGCAAGACCTACCGCCATCTAAGTTATTATTAGATGCAAAAGGGAATGAGGAAAAAATTGATTTAACCCGTTTACGCTTATCTGCATTGCAAGGTAATGCAGACCTATCAGGGGTGGCGGATTGGAGTAAAGCCATTAGCTGGAATATGGTTTTGACGTTATCGGGCATTAATACGGCGAAGCAATACCCAGAATGGCCAGCGAAAGTTGAAGGGAAAATTGCCACGCGAGGCAGCTTATATGGTGGAAGCTGGCAGTTAGAAATCCCTGAAATCACCTTAGATGGTAATGTTAAACAGCACATATTAAAGGCGCGAGGACAAGCCAAAGGGAATGCCGCAGGGCAATGGAATATTCCAGATTTTAACCTCTTGCTGGGTAAAAACAGCGTGAATGTGAAGGGCTCTTTAGCGGATAAATGGAACCTTGATGCCAAAATTAATGCCCCAGCGTTGAATGGATTAGTGCCTGGGCTAGGTGGCGTGATCATCGGGGATTTAAAACTTCGCGGTGATTTACAAGCACCACAAGCGCTGGCGGATTTAACGGCGCGTGGCGTGAGATGGCAAGATTTGACGGTTGAGACCACCACCGTTAAAGGCAATGTGGCAACAGGTGACCAAATCAAAGGTGACTTATCTGTGGTGGTGCGCGGACTACGCCAAGCAGATTTAGCCATTAGTAACCTAACGCTAGATGCCAAAGGGACTGAAAAACAGCATACGTTAAAACTGAATGTGACAGGGAAACCCGTTTCAGGACAGCTCGCACTGGCAGGGGGATTTGATCGCCAGACGGAAGTGTGGAAAGGGAATTTAAGCAATACTTTATTTGATACTGAGGTTGGGGAGTGGCGTCTGAATCAAGCCATGTCCTTGAACTACAATAACACCACGCAAGAAGTTGTTATTGGTAGCCATTGCTGGGTAAACCCGAATGCTCGCGTGTGTGTGCCGAAGCCAGTTAAAGCGGGTAAAAGTGGTAGCGCTGATATTGTATTAGAACGTTTTGATCTTGCGATGATCAAACCATTTATGCCAAGTGATACCCGAGTGAATGGGGTGTTCACAGGGCGTGCAAATGCCATCTGGAAAGCGGATGGTAGCCTGCCGCAAGTGAAAGTTGACTTGAGCGGTGATGGGGTCAAAGTCGTGCAGTTTGTTGATGGCGCGCGTTTGCCTATCGCGTTTGATACGTTGACATTAAATGCGGGTATTAAGAACGGTCGTGCGGATTTGAATTGGTTGTTGAAGATTGCAGACAATGGTCAATTTAAAGGTAATGTGCAAATTTCTGACCTCGAAAGAAAGCGTTTACTCTCCGGCAATATTGAAATTAACGCCATTACATTAGGTTTAATTAAACCGTTACTTGGCGAAAAAGACATTGCGAATGGAAACCTGAATGCAAATCTACGTGTCGGTGGCTCGGCGCATAACCCGCTAATGAACGGTAATGTCACGTTATCTGGATTAGAAGTGAAGTCCGGGTTGATCCCGTTTGATATTCAAAATAGCCAATTAGCGATTAACTTTAATGGCACCAGTTCAGTGATGACTGGGCAGATCAAAACGCCAGAGGGTTACCTAAATATCGATGGTGATGCGGATTGGCGCAACATTGATGCATGGCGAGCGAAAGTGCTGGCGAGAGGGAATAACTTACGAGTTTCTCTGCCGCCAATGATCAAAATTGATGTGCAGCCTGACTTGATTCTGGAAGCGTCACCGAAATTGCTGACCTTAAATGGTAGCGTCAATATTCCATGGGCGCGTATTACGGTGCAAGAATTACCTGAGTCTGCGGTGAGTGCGTCTTCGGATGTGGTCATGCTGGATGACCAGCTAAAACCGATCAATCCGAAACAGCAATCGATACCAATCCAAACCAATTTGAATATTAATATTGGCAACGATGTACGTCTGGATGCATTCGGATTAAAAGCTCGGTTAACTGGTTTATTAAAAGTCGCTCAGGATAAACAAGGGTTAAGCTTAAATGGCCAGGTAGATATTCCATCAGGACGTTTCCGCGCTTATGGGCAAGATTTGATTGTGCGTAAAGGGCTGATTCAATTCTCGGGACCTGCTGATCAGCCGTTCTTAAATTTAGAAGCAATTCGTAATCCTGAAAACACGGCCGATGATGTGATTGCCGGTGTGAAGGTAACAGGGCTTGCCGATAAACCAAAAGTTGAGATATTTTCTGAGCCCGCAAAAACCCAGCAAGAGACACTTTCCTATCTGTTAAGAGGGGAAGGGCTCGATAGCGGTGATGCGAATGGGTCACAAATGACCTCGATGTTGATCGGGTTGGGGGTTGCTCAAAGTGGTCAATTGGTAGGTAAAATTGGTGAAACATTTGGAGTGTCAGATTTAGCCGTCGATACGCAAGGTGTGGGTGACAGTTCGAAAGTGGTTGTGAGTGGGAAAATTACGAACGACTTGCAAGTTAAGTATGGAGTTGGCATATTTGATTCTTTAGCGACGCTCACTTTACGCTATAGGGTCATGCCGAAACTGTTTTTAGAAGCTGTTTCTGGCGTTAATCAGGCTTTGGACCTGCTTTATCAATTCGAGTTTTAA
- a CDS encoding pyridoxal phosphate-dependent decarboxylase family protein, whose amino-acid sequence MNQSELLARQSANLLTPEFEQQYHNIVANFFSRDPNKWPIFNDPKIQAITQFRKTTLADSQLINQYPNGAQWFNQLAQQSHVQQQINLPGDQQDTLLAFASALCKNWENPLSVENVIAMPSDPALYGSMLGLLGNPNMVYCEYSGVADSMEKTVIRQVANLIGYDENQASGLFTQGGTMCNLYGYLFGIRKTLKDSRQLGMSVDQDYRIINSQGGHYSNMTNLSLLGVDIQNKTIRIKVSSDNTIDLHDLEQQIRACYTVHCKIPVILLTAGTTDTFGVDEIKQVYELRNRLCEEFEVTEKPHIHVDAAVGWPIIFFINYDFNTNPLAINEATLFGLRHTVEKFKQLKYADSITIDFHKWGYVPYTSSLVMVRDGNDFKALENSPENFTYFEHDLEGQTHLQSTIECSRSGVGIFGAYAGLHYLGIEGYQTIIAHCLQNANYMRNQLIEMENAAIMVPQNQGPSVGFRLYSPKLNADPQDIFNYELSCASDKAAYETMIRNSKWHRNLFLTRGKAGLFTNWVDSIACSTYAEHNRFVYIPGEKAVFMNPTTERHHIDEFVKMLQAMSRA is encoded by the coding sequence GTGAATCAATCAGAGCTTCTTGCTCGCCAAAGTGCGAACCTACTCACACCCGAATTCGAACAGCAGTACCATAATATTGTGGCGAACTTTTTTAGCCGCGATCCGAATAAATGGCCTATATTTAATGACCCAAAAATCCAAGCTATCACCCAATTTCGTAAAACCACACTCGCAGACAGTCAGCTAATCAATCAATATCCAAATGGTGCTCAGTGGTTCAATCAGCTGGCGCAGCAATCCCACGTCCAACAACAGATTAATTTACCGGGAGATCAACAAGATACCCTGCTAGCCTTTGCTTCCGCATTATGTAAAAACTGGGAAAACCCATTATCTGTCGAAAACGTGATTGCGATGCCTTCAGACCCTGCATTATACGGCTCTATGCTTGGTCTTTTAGGCAACCCCAACATGGTCTATTGCGAATATTCTGGCGTCGCCGACTCCATGGAAAAAACAGTGATTAGACAAGTCGCTAACTTAATTGGTTATGATGAAAACCAAGCGTCTGGATTATTCACTCAAGGCGGAACCATGTGTAATTTATATGGTTACCTATTTGGCATTCGTAAAACATTAAAAGATTCTCGCCAGCTGGGTATGTCTGTGGATCAAGACTATCGGATCATCAACTCCCAAGGTGGCCACTACTCCAACATGACTAACCTGTCATTACTGGGTGTGGATATTCAAAACAAAACCATTCGTATCAAAGTCTCCTCGGATAACACCATCGACTTACATGACTTAGAGCAGCAGATCCGTGCTTGTTATACCGTCCACTGCAAGATCCCCGTGATCTTATTAACCGCAGGTACCACAGATACCTTTGGTGTCGATGAAATAAAACAGGTTTATGAATTGCGAAACCGTCTGTGTGAAGAATTCGAAGTGACAGAAAAACCGCATATTCACGTGGATGCTGCGGTCGGCTGGCCAATTATTTTCTTCATTAATTATGATTTTAATACCAACCCGCTCGCTATCAACGAAGCCACACTGTTTGGATTACGCCACACCGTCGAAAAATTCAAACAACTTAAATATGCTGATTCCATCACTATCGACTTCCATAAATGGGGCTACGTTCCTTACACCTCGAGCTTAGTGATGGTACGTGATGGCAATGATTTCAAAGCGCTTGAAAACTCACCTGAAAACTTCACGTACTTTGAACACGATTTAGAAGGGCAAACTCACCTGCAATCCACCATTGAGTGTAGTCGCAGTGGGGTTGGGATTTTTGGCGCCTATGCAGGGCTACATTATCTCGGTATTGAAGGGTACCAAACTATCATTGCTCACTGCCTACAAAATGCTAACTACATGCGCAACCAGTTGATTGAAATGGAAAATGCGGCGATTATGGTGCCTCAAAATCAGGGGCCTAGTGTCGGATTTCGTCTTTATTCCCCTAAATTGAATGCGGATCCACAGGACATTTTTAACTATGAATTAAGTTGCGCTAGCGATAAAGCCGCTTATGAAACCATGATTAGAAATAGCAAATGGCACCGCAATCTGTTCTTAACACGCGGTAAAGCTGGGCTATTCACCAATTGGGTGGATTCCATCGCCTGCTCAACTTATGCCGAACATAACCGTTTTGTGTACATTCCAGGCGAAAAAGCGGTCTTTATGAACCCAACCACAGAACGCCATCATATTGATGAGTTTGTGAAAATGCTCCAAGCAATGAGCCGCGCTTAA
- the ppa gene encoding inorganic diphosphatase: MGLNNVPAGKELPEDIYVIIEIPANADPIKYEVDKESGALFVDRFMSTAMFYPCNYGYINNTLSLDGDPVDVLVPTPYPLQPGSVIRCRPVGVLKMTDESGEDAKLVAVPHTKLSKEYDHIKDVNDIPELLRAQITHFFEHYKDLEKGKWVKVDGWENAEAAKAEIIASFERAAKK; this comes from the coding sequence ATGGGCCTGAACAATGTACCGGCAGGTAAAGAACTGCCTGAAGATATCTACGTAATCATCGAAATCCCAGCTAACGCTGATCCAATCAAATATGAAGTTGATAAAGAATCTGGCGCACTGTTTGTAGACCGTTTCATGTCTACTGCGATGTTCTATCCGTGCAACTACGGTTACATCAACAACACCCTGTCTTTAGATGGTGACCCAGTTGACGTTTTAGTACCAACTCCATACCCATTACAACCAGGTTCAGTTATCCGTTGCCGTCCAGTTGGCGTACTGAAAATGACTGACGAATCTGGTGAAGATGCGAAATTAGTTGCAGTACCGCACACTAAACTGAGCAAAGAATACGATCACATCAAAGATGTGAACGACATTCCTGAACTGCTGCGTGCGCAAATCACTCACTTCTTTGAGCATTACAAAGATTTAGAAAAAGGCAAGTGGGTTAAAGTTGACGGTTGGGAGAATGCAGAAGCAGCTAAAGCTGAAATCATCGCTTCTTTCGAACGTGCTGCAAAAAAATAA
- the msrA gene encoding peptide-methionine (S)-S-oxide reductase MsrA has protein sequence MTFNQFQSDNEFQALPGRHTSMALSPYHAVTHHSIEIIPKNMEIAYFAMGCFWGVERLFWQQTGIYTTSAGYSGGLTPNPTYEEVCTGLTGHTEVVRVVFDPEIISFAQLLTLFWENHDPAQGMRQGNDIGTQYRSAIYTVSDEQYQLAMQTREAYQLAMAEKQDNRPITTEIRPLESFYFAEDYHQQYLYKNPNGYCGLGGIGVCLPS, from the coding sequence ATGACTTTTAATCAATTTCAGTCCGATAATGAATTTCAAGCACTTCCGGGCCGCCACACATCAATGGCGTTGTCACCTTACCATGCAGTGACCCATCATTCGATTGAGATTATTCCTAAGAATATGGAAATTGCTTATTTTGCAATGGGTTGCTTCTGGGGTGTGGAACGATTATTTTGGCAACAAACAGGAATTTATACGACATCCGCAGGTTACAGCGGTGGACTCACTCCTAACCCAACCTATGAAGAAGTGTGTACCGGATTAACCGGACATACTGAAGTCGTTCGCGTGGTTTTTGACCCTGAAATCATTTCATTTGCTCAGCTGCTAACACTATTTTGGGAAAACCACGACCCAGCCCAAGGTATGCGCCAAGGTAATGATATTGGTACCCAATATCGCTCAGCAATTTACACCGTGTCAGATGAACAGTATCAACTAGCGATGCAAACCCGTGAAGCTTACCAACTGGCGATGGCTGAAAAACAAGATAATCGCCCGATCACCACCGAAATTCGACCACTCGAAAGCTTCTATTTTGCAGAGGATTATCACCAGCAATATCTGTATAAAAATCCCAACGGCTATTGTGGGCTTGGCGGCATTGGAGTCTGCCTTCCTTCTTGA
- the tamA gene encoding autotransporter assembly complex protein TamA: MSKYLTLCAVCLTTAVPAVFAANLRLNIEGLEGQLNQNVRIQLSNISQDEVVANGRFRARVEKAIREGLKPLGYYEPTVEFSYEEKTPPARSILTAKVSPGEPILLQGVNVVLEGGAKTDPDYAKMLKKNTPKYGIIQNDSDYEDFKGKFSSLAIRKGYFDAMMEKSQLGISVDHHAAYWDFDFNSGERYRFGKLTFEGSQIREDYLENLSPFKEGEYYTSEQLAEYNQRLASTGWFNSALVTPNIQKAREEHTDLLPMEGVMIPRAQNFLELGGGYATDVGPRVKAIWNKPWINSRGQSLTSSISLSQPEQLIDASYKIPLKANPLEQYYAIQGGFKRTDLNDTQANTTTLNVSRNWDYSTGWQYGVNMRWMLSNFTQADVTNTTMLLYPGANVSRIRQRGGVMPTWGDSQRYSIDYSNKIWGSDIDFLVLQAKNVWIRTPWEGHRFVVRGNLGWIETNNFDKVPPDLRFFAGGDGSVRGYGYQKISPEDSSGKLTGASKLAVGSVEYQYNFTGNWWGATFIDSGEAVDDFKNSDFKTGAGVGIRWVSPVGPIKFDLAKPIGDPDNNKIQFYIGLGTEL, translated from the coding sequence GTGTCGAAATATCTTACCCTTTGTGCAGTATGCCTAACAACGGCGGTACCAGCGGTATTTGCTGCGAATCTACGCCTTAATATTGAAGGGCTTGAAGGGCAACTCAACCAGAATGTCCGTATTCAGCTTTCTAATATTTCACAAGATGAAGTCGTTGCAAATGGACGTTTTCGTGCTCGAGTAGAAAAAGCGATTCGTGAAGGGTTAAAACCGCTGGGATATTATGAACCTACGGTAGAATTTAGTTATGAAGAGAAAACCCCGCCAGCCCGTTCCATTTTGACGGCCAAGGTTTCTCCGGGGGAGCCTATTCTTCTACAAGGTGTCAATGTGGTGTTAGAAGGGGGAGCGAAAACAGACCCTGATTACGCCAAGATGCTGAAAAAAAACACGCCGAAATATGGCATCATCCAAAATGATAGTGACTATGAAGACTTCAAAGGTAAATTTAGCAGCCTAGCTATCCGTAAAGGGTATTTCGATGCCATGATGGAAAAAAGCCAGCTAGGCATTTCTGTTGATCATCATGCTGCCTATTGGGATTTTGATTTTAACAGTGGTGAGCGCTACCGCTTTGGTAAATTAACCTTTGAAGGCTCACAAATTCGCGAGGACTACCTCGAAAACCTCTCTCCTTTTAAGGAAGGGGAATATTACACGTCAGAACAGCTCGCAGAATATAACCAACGTTTGGCATCAACAGGGTGGTTCAACTCTGCGCTAGTCACGCCGAATATTCAAAAAGCTCGTGAAGAGCATACAGATCTATTACCCATGGAAGGGGTCATGATCCCTAGAGCGCAAAACTTCCTTGAGCTGGGTGGTGGTTACGCGACCGATGTGGGGCCCCGCGTAAAAGCGATATGGAATAAGCCGTGGATTAACTCACGGGGACAAAGTTTAACCTCCAGCATTAGCCTCTCTCAGCCGGAACAGCTGATCGATGCCAGCTATAAAATTCCACTCAAAGCGAACCCTCTAGAGCAATATTATGCGATTCAAGGTGGGTTTAAACGTACGGATTTGAACGATACTCAAGCGAATACCACCACGCTAAACGTGTCTCGTAATTGGGACTATTCAACCGGCTGGCAGTATGGCGTGAATATGCGCTGGATGTTGAGTAACTTTACCCAAGCGGATGTGACCAACACGACGATGTTGCTGTATCCGGGGGCAAACGTCAGCCGAATTCGCCAAAGAGGTGGTGTGATGCCAACCTGGGGTGATAGCCAGCGCTATTCTATCGATTACTCGAATAAAATATGGGGCTCGGATATCGATTTCTTAGTATTGCAAGCCAAGAATGTGTGGATCCGTACTCCATGGGAAGGACATCGATTTGTCGTACGTGGAAACCTTGGTTGGATTGAAACCAATAACTTTGACAAAGTTCCGCCAGACTTACGTTTCTTCGCAGGGGGTGACGGTAGTGTCCGCGGTTATGGTTATCAAAAAATCTCCCCAGAAGATAGTAGCGGCAAGCTCACCGGGGCATCTAAGCTGGCGGTTGGATCCGTCGAGTATCAATATAATTTCACGGGCAACTGGTGGGGAGCCACCTTTATTGATAGTGGTGAAGCGGTAGACGATTTCAAAAATAGTGATTTTAAAACGGGCGCTGGTGTGGGGATCCGCTGGGTTTCTCCGGTTGGACCGATTAAATTTGATTTAGCCAAACCTATTGGCGATCCAGATAATAACAAAATTCAGTTTTACATCGGATTGGGGACAGAACTATGA
- a CDS encoding gamma-glutamylcyclotransferase family protein, with translation MRIIVYGSLRRKQGNHHWMTYAQLLGEHKLEGYELYDLGYYPAVIRGNGTIECEVYRINPSILTELDELKKNSQDYERELIPTPYGNAWIYLYKHSVEGLPHIKSGDWLKRHEEE, from the coding sequence ATGCGTATCATTGTTTATGGCAGTTTAAGGCGCAAGCAAGGGAATCATCACTGGATGACTTATGCTCAGCTGCTAGGTGAGCATAAGCTAGAAGGTTATGAACTGTATGACCTTGGATATTATCCAGCGGTTATCAGAGGGAATGGCACGATTGAATGCGAAGTTTATCGTATCAATCCGTCTATTCTGACTGAGTTAGACGAACTGAAGAAAAATTCACAAGATTATGAGCGTGAGTTAATTCCAACACCTTACGGTAATGCGTGGATTTATCTCTATAAACACTCAGTTGAAGGCCTGCCTCACATTAAAAGTGGTGATTGGCTGAAGCGCCATGAAGAAGAGTAA
- the fbp gene encoding class 1 fructose-bisphosphatase, with protein sequence MKTLGEFIVEKQQDFPHATGELTALLSAIKLGAKIIHRDINKAGLVDILGTSGVSNVQGEVQMKLDLYANEKLKAALKARGEVAGIASEEEDEIVIFEGDRAENAKYVVLMDPLDGSSNIDVNVSVGTIFSIYHRITPIGQPVTEADFLQPGNRQVAAGYVVYGSSTMLVYTTGFGVHAFTYDPSLGVFCLSHEKVMFPAEGKMYSINEGNYIKFPMGVKKYIKYCQEEDKATNRPYTTRYIGSLVADFHRNLLKGGIYIYPSTASHPTGKLRLLYECNPISFLAEQAGGKASDGTNRVLDIIPTKLHQRVPFFVGTKAMVEKAESFMREYPDAE encoded by the coding sequence ATGAAAACATTAGGCGAATTCATCGTCGAAAAGCAACAAGATTTTCCTCATGCAACAGGTGAGCTGACTGCATTACTGTCAGCAATCAAACTGGGCGCTAAAATTATCCATCGTGATATTAACAAAGCTGGACTCGTTGACATTCTCGGCACAAGCGGTGTTTCGAATGTTCAAGGTGAAGTTCAGATGAAGCTTGACCTGTATGCAAACGAAAAACTGAAAGCGGCTTTGAAAGCGCGCGGAGAAGTCGCCGGTATCGCCTCAGAAGAAGAAGATGAAATCGTCATTTTCGAAGGTGACCGTGCAGAAAACGCGAAATATGTCGTTTTAATGGACCCTCTGGATGGTTCTTCGAATATCGATGTAAACGTTTCCGTTGGAACAATCTTCTCTATCTACCACCGTATTACCCCAATTGGTCAACCGGTTACAGAAGCTGACTTCTTACAACCAGGTAATCGCCAAGTTGCTGCGGGCTATGTGGTTTACGGTTCATCAACCATGCTGGTATACACCACTGGTTTCGGCGTTCATGCCTTCACCTACGACCCATCATTAGGTGTATTCTGTCTGTCTCATGAAAAAGTCATGTTCCCAGCAGAAGGTAAAATGTATTCCATTAACGAAGGTAACTACATCAAGTTCCCTATGGGCGTTAAGAAATATATTAAATACTGTCAGGAAGAAGACAAAGCGACAAACCGCCCATATACCACGCGTTATATCGGCTCTTTAGTGGCGGACTTCCACCGTAACTTACTCAAAGGCGGTATTTACATTTACCCTAGCACAGCTAGCCACCCAACAGGTAAACTGCGCCTTCTGTACGAATGCAACCCAATTTCATTCTTAGCAGAACAAGCAGGCGGTAAAGCAAGTGATGGTACTAACCGCGTGTTAGACATCATCCCAACCAAGCTGCATCAACGTGTGCCGTTCTTTGTGGGAACGAAAGCCATGGTTGAGAAGGCGGAATCCTTTATGCGTGAGTACCCTGACGCAGAATAA